The proteins below come from a single Oscillospiraceae bacterium genomic window:
- a CDS encoding sugar phosphate isomerase/epimerase, with protein MFDIGISTACFYPMYLEKALERITKFDISVCEIFFNCFSELEMSFVKELKSIADCHGVKVASVHPFLSGLESFLFFSPYDRRFGDGLDIYKKMFEAAQYLGTRYFVLHGAYPASFCGMDEYVRRYNMISDAALQYGIILTHENVSRTVTADADFISHMNVACNSSINYTFDLKQCIRAENDPLRMIEAMGNKIKNVHINDFDFAKKECRLPCDGNCDILSVLKKLKETGYDGNLIIEVYSDNYSSDDDIVNSISKLRELIKSSL; from the coding sequence GTATTACAAAATTTGATATATCGGTATGCGAGATATTTTTCAACTGTTTTTCCGAATTGGAAATGTCGTTTGTGAAAGAGTTAAAAAGCATTGCCGACTGTCACGGAGTAAAAGTAGCTTCGGTCCACCCTTTTCTTTCGGGACTGGAATCATTTTTGTTTTTTTCGCCGTACGACAGACGCTTTGGAGACGGATTGGATATTTACAAGAAGATGTTTGAAGCGGCACAGTATCTTGGCACCCGTTATTTTGTGCTCCACGGCGCTTATCCCGCCTCTTTTTGCGGGATGGATGAATATGTCCGGCGTTACAATATGATTTCGGACGCAGCCTTACAGTACGGAATAATCCTTACCCACGAAAACGTTTCACGCACAGTAACCGCCGACGCCGATTTCATAAGCCATATGAACGTTGCCTGCAATAGCAGTATCAACTACACCTTTGATTTAAAGCAGTGTATCCGCGCCGAAAACGACCCTCTACGCATGATTGAAGCGATGGGAAATAAAATCAAAAACGTTCACATAAATGATTTTGATTTTGCAAAAAAAGAATGCCGCCTGCCTTGTGACGGCAACTGCGACATTCTCTCTGTACTGAAAAAACTTAAAGAAACGGGTTACGACGGAAATCTGATAATCGAGGTGTACAGTGATAACTACTCTAGTGACGACGATATTGTCAATTCAATCTCAAAGCTGAGAGAGCTTATAAAATCCTCGCTTTGA